A part of Agromyces protaetiae genomic DNA contains:
- a CDS encoding cytochrome ubiquinol oxidase subunit I yields the protein MNEWLDPLLLARWQFGLTTIYHFLFVPLTIGLATTAAIFQTAWYRTDKVEYLKLTRFFGTIFLINFAMGVVTGIVQEFQFGMNWSEYSRFVGDVFGAPLALEGLLAFFLEATFIGLWIFGWNKLPRGLHLATIWITAIGTILSAYFIIAANAFMQNPVGYELNAERGRAELVDIGALLTNKVALAAFPHTIAASFMVTAGLIISAAAWHLARNRNLDTMRPALKFGLWTMVVSGILTTVFGDQLSLAMVATQPMKMAAAEALFDTACGADASFSIFTLGTPDGTSELFSIRVPYLLSLLSTHSFDGCVEGINDLQAQYQELFGPGDYAPILWVTYWAFRWMIGLGLLHVIIAVVGLWVTRKGRHPKQRWVWTIAIWSFPLSLLAMSVGWVFTEMGRQPWIVFSLLPTESAVSPNVTGLEVLISLVAFTLVYGALAVVEFGLIIRAIRKGPPDVGEPHPETGRHEPATTVY from the coding sequence GTGAACGAGTGGCTCGACCCGCTGCTCCTCGCGAGGTGGCAGTTCGGATTGACGACGATCTACCACTTCCTGTTCGTGCCGTTGACGATCGGCCTCGCGACGACCGCGGCGATCTTCCAGACCGCGTGGTACCGCACCGACAAGGTCGAGTACCTGAAGCTCACGCGCTTCTTCGGCACGATCTTCCTCATCAATTTCGCCATGGGCGTCGTCACGGGCATTGTGCAGGAATTCCAGTTCGGCATGAACTGGTCGGAGTACTCGCGCTTCGTCGGCGACGTCTTCGGGGCCCCGCTCGCACTCGAAGGCCTGCTCGCGTTCTTCCTCGAGGCGACGTTCATCGGGCTCTGGATCTTCGGCTGGAACAAGCTCCCGCGCGGGCTCCATCTCGCGACGATCTGGATCACCGCGATCGGCACGATCCTGTCGGCGTACTTCATCATCGCCGCGAACGCGTTCATGCAGAATCCCGTCGGGTACGAGCTCAACGCCGAGCGCGGGCGAGCCGAACTCGTCGACATCGGCGCGCTCCTCACCAATAAGGTCGCCCTCGCCGCCTTCCCGCATACGATCGCGGCGTCCTTCATGGTGACGGCGGGCCTCATCATCAGCGCCGCCGCCTGGCATCTCGCCCGCAACCGCAACCTCGACACCATGCGCCCGGCGCTCAAGTTCGGCCTCTGGACGATGGTCGTCTCGGGCATCCTCACGACCGTCTTCGGCGACCAGTTGAGTCTCGCGATGGTCGCGACCCAGCCCATGAAGATGGCGGCCGCCGAAGCCCTCTTCGACACGGCGTGCGGGGCGGATGCCTCGTTCTCGATCTTCACCCTCGGCACCCCCGACGGCACGAGCGAGCTGTTCTCGATCCGGGTGCCCTACCTGCTCTCGCTTCTCTCGACGCACAGCTTCGACGGGTGCGTCGAGGGCATCAACGACCTGCAGGCGCAGTATCAGGAGCTGTTCGGTCCCGGCGACTACGCGCCCATCCTGTGGGTGACCTACTGGGCGTTCCGCTGGATGATCGGCCTCGGGCTGCTCCACGTGATCATCGCCGTCGTCGGCCTCTGGGTCACCCGCAAGGGCCGCCACCCGAAGCAGCGCTGGGTGTGGACGATCGCGATCTGGAGCTTCCCGCTCTCGCTCCTCGCGATGAGCGTCGGGTGGGTCTTCACCGAGATGGGCAGGCAGCCCTGGATCGTCTTCAGCCTGCTGCCGACCGAGTCGGCGGTCTCGCCGAACGTGACCGGTCTCGAGGTGCTCATCTCGCTCGTCGCGTTCACGCTCGTCTACGGCGCCCTCGCCGTCGTCGAGTTCGGGCTCATCATCCGAGCCATCCGGAAGGGCCCGCCCGACGTGGGCGAACCGCATCCCGAAACCGGCCGCCACGAACCGGCCACGACGGTCTACTAG
- a CDS encoding BlaI/MecI/CopY family transcriptional regulator has product MANLGELERSVMEQLWASDAVLSANELRDRLTLVGGASGGADVSGDRAPATTTVLTVLARLERKGFVSRSREVRPHRYRALLTREEHTAELMHEVLDRSSDRDAALARFVGTATPHETATLRRLLDELARR; this is encoded by the coding sequence GTGGCGAATCTCGGAGAACTCGAGCGCTCCGTCATGGAGCAGCTCTGGGCGAGCGATGCCGTGTTGAGCGCGAACGAACTGCGCGACCGGCTCACGCTCGTCGGCGGCGCAAGCGGCGGGGCGGATGTCTCGGGCGACCGCGCTCCCGCGACGACGACCGTGCTCACAGTGCTCGCCCGCCTCGAGCGCAAGGGCTTCGTCTCGCGCAGCCGTGAAGTCCGCCCGCACCGCTACCGCGCGCTCCTCACGCGCGAAGAGCACACCGCAGAGCTCATGCACGAAGTGCTCGACCGTTCGAGCGACCGCGACGCGGCCCTCGCGCGCTTCGTCGGCACGGCGACCCCCCACGAGACCGCGACCCTGCGGCGCCTGCTCGACGAGCTCGCCCGGCGCTGA